A portion of the Mycoplasma sp. (ex Biomphalaria glabrata) genome contains these proteins:
- the glyA gene encoding serine hydroxymethyltransferase: MNFTINELYGYIQEEKTRQETHIELIASENFVSNDVLKVSGSILTNKYAEGYPNRRYYGGCEYVDKVESFAIEALKKIYGCEHANVQPHSGSQANACAYASILKPGETILGMSLDAGGHLTHGFALNFSGKVYNAIAYGLNDRDEIDYEQVRKLAHEHKPRVIVAGASAYPLIIDFKKFREIADEVGAYLMVDMAHIAGLVAAGVHPTPVPYADIVTSTTHKTLRGARGGIILCKAELAKAVDSAVFPGNQGGPLMHLIAGKAIAFVEALKPEFKIYQEQVVKNAKIMANEFLNRGYRVVGKGTQNHLVLIDVKSKYGITGKDAENLLHSINITCNKNSVPNDTERPMKTSGIRVGSPAMTTRGFKEKEFSQVVDIIDRALSCGNDEEILKKLKTEVQELTRKFPLNS, encoded by the coding sequence ATGAATTTTACAATTAATGAATTATATGGATACATTCAAGAAGAAAAAACACGACAAGAAACACATATAGAATTAATTGCTAGTGAAAATTTTGTAAGTAATGACGTTTTAAAAGTGAGTGGAAGCATTTTAACTAATAAATATGCAGAAGGTTATCCAAACCGTCGTTATTATGGAGGTTGTGAATATGTTGACAAAGTTGAATCTTTTGCAATTGAGGCTTTGAAAAAAATTTACGGTTGTGAACATGCAAATGTTCAACCACATTCTGGTAGTCAGGCTAATGCTTGCGCATATGCCTCAATATTGAAACCAGGAGAAACAATATTAGGAATGTCGTTAGATGCTGGTGGTCACCTAACGCATGGTTTTGCATTGAATTTTAGTGGAAAAGTATACAATGCTATTGCCTATGGATTAAATGATAGAGATGAAATAGACTATGAGCAAGTTAGAAAATTAGCACATGAACATAAACCACGTGTTATAGTTGCTGGAGCTAGCGCATACCCTTTAATTATTGATTTTAAAAAATTCCGTGAGATTGCGGATGAAGTTGGAGCATATTTAATGGTGGATATGGCTCATATAGCGGGTTTAGTAGCGGCAGGAGTTCATCCAACTCCTGTTCCCTATGCAGATATAGTTACATCAACTACTCACAAAACTTTGAGAGGTGCAAGAGGAGGAATTATACTATGTAAAGCCGAATTAGCGAAGGCGGTAGATTCGGCTGTTTTTCCTGGAAACCAAGGAGGGCCATTAATGCATTTAATTGCTGGTAAAGCTATTGCGTTTGTCGAGGCATTAAAACCTGAATTCAAAATTTATCAAGAACAAGTTGTTAAAAATGCAAAAATCATGGCTAATGAATTTCTTAATAGAGGTTACCGTGTTGTTGGTAAAGGAACGCAAAATCACTTAGTTTTAATTGATGTTAAATCAAAATATGGAATTACAGGTAAGGATGCAGAAAATCTTTTACATTCGATTAATATTACATGTAATAAAAATTCTGTGCCAAATGATACAGAACGTCCAATGAAAACTAGCGGAATTCGAGTAGGTTCTCCAGCTATGACAACTCGTGGTTTTAAAGAAAAGGAATTTTCTCAGGTAGTTGATATAATTGACAGAGCTTTATCTTGTGGTAACGATGAAGAAATTCTAAAAAAATTAAAAACAGAAGTGCAAGAATTAACAAGAAAATTTCCTCTAAATTCATAA
- the atpG gene encoding ATP synthase F1 subunit gamma, which translates to MTKIKTWTRFKKNYFSFSFDTIQKIFSQVKINEVRGLNKKLFLPENDKKIFIIVSSNLGFCGGYNNNLFKKLLKVINKDKDIVVPIGKKAKMFCKNNDIKIIENINLKVDAISFSEIRVIAVNILSLIYKGEYGQVHCCYTKFINSILYEPTIVQILPIDQETLKKDIKNNQKEGTIFEFEPDVGLILQKMVPIYLNSSIYGFVKESEVSEQASRRQSMESATDNANKIKEKLELEYNRARQAKITTEISEIVGGAEAL; encoded by the coding sequence ATTACAAAAATTAAAACGTGAACTAGATTCAAAAAAAATTATTTTAGTTTTTCATTTGATACTATTCAAAAGATTTTTTCACAAGTAAAAATTAATGAGGTTAGGGGTTTAAATAAAAAATTATTTCTACCCGAAAATGATAAAAAAATTTTTATTATTGTTTCTTCTAATCTAGGATTTTGCGGCGGATATAACAATAATTTATTTAAAAAACTTCTTAAAGTTATTAATAAAGATAAAGATATAGTTGTTCCTATCGGAAAAAAAGCAAAAATGTTTTGCAAAAACAACGATATCAAGATTATTGAAAATATTAATTTAAAAGTTGATGCTATTAGTTTTTCTGAAATTCGTGTCATAGCTGTTAACATTTTATCGTTGATTTATAAGGGAGAATATGGCCAAGTCCATTGTTGTTACACCAAGTTTATTAATTCAATTTTATATGAACCAACAATTGTTCAAATATTACCAATTGATCAGGAAACTTTAAAAAAAGATATTAAAAATAATCAAAAAGAAGGAACGATTTTTGAGTTTGAACCGGATGTTGGTTTAATTCTTCAAAAAATGGTGCCTATTTATTTAAATAGTTCAATTTACGGTTTTGTTAAAGAATCGGAAGTCTCAGAACAAGCGTCTCGTCGCCAATCTATGGAATCAGCAACAGATAATGCTAATAAAATAAAAGAAAAATTAGAACTTGAATATAATAGAGCAAGACAAGCAAAAATCACAACAGAAATCTCGGAAATTGTTGGTGGAGCAGAAGCTCTATAA
- the atpA gene encoding F0F1 ATP synthase subunit alpha, with amino-acid sequence MAKELESIVAIIKEQINQYKNNVDTSEQGKIISVGDGIASIYGLDKAMMGELLDLGNDVYGMVANLEESTVSVMIIGDDTKIKEGQIAKRTNKVVEIPVGDSLLGRVINAIGEPIDGLGLIKASKHSQVEKIAPGVMTRKSVNEPMETGIMAIDAIVPIGKGQRELIIGDRQTGKTAIAIDAIINQRGKNVNCVYVAIGQKNSTIAQIVQKLKEKNALEYTTIVSATASESAPLQYLAPYTGITIAEEWMKNGKDVLIIYDDLSKHAVAYRTVSLLLRRPPGREAYPGDVFYLHSRLLERAARLNENYGGGSITALPIIETQAGDISAYIPTNVISITDGQIFLVSDFFNSGIRPAISSGISVSRVGSTAQIKCMKQVASSLKLELAQYNELQAFAQFGSDVDSATKEVLEHGQRVIEILKQKQYSPIDQILQSIILFTVKYKYVKYIPIHEIGSYKDELLNSFDDSSLTNELRKVKEYTPELQVAFHNEIKKVTLKFISKIKNYSDYNLPSIEDLKKETKLAATITKK; translated from the coding sequence ATGGCGAAAGAATTAGAATCAATAGTTGCGATTATAAAAGAACAAATTAATCAATATAAAAATAACGTAGATACGTCAGAACAAGGGAAAATCATTAGTGTTGGAGACGGAATTGCTTCCATTTATGGCTTAGATAAAGCTATGATGGGGGAATTATTAGATCTTGGGAATGATGTGTATGGAATGGTTGCTAATCTAGAAGAATCAACAGTTTCTGTAATGATCATTGGAGATGATACAAAAATAAAAGAAGGTCAAATAGCTAAAAGAACTAATAAGGTTGTTGAAATTCCGGTTGGAGATTCATTATTAGGAAGAGTTATTAATGCGATTGGTGAACCGATTGATGGTTTGGGTTTAATTAAAGCATCAAAACATTCACAAGTTGAAAAAATTGCGCCTGGAGTTATGACAAGAAAATCAGTTAATGAACCAATGGAAACCGGAATTATGGCAATCGATGCTATCGTACCTATTGGTAAGGGACAAAGAGAATTAATCATTGGAGATCGTCAAACAGGAAAAACTGCTATTGCCATTGATGCTATTATCAATCAGCGTGGTAAAAATGTTAATTGCGTATATGTTGCTATTGGTCAAAAAAATTCAACAATCGCTCAAATAGTGCAAAAACTTAAAGAAAAAAATGCTTTAGAATATACAACTATTGTTTCAGCAACTGCTTCAGAATCAGCTCCGTTGCAATATTTAGCACCATATACTGGAATAACAATTGCAGAAGAATGAATGAAGAATGGGAAAGATGTTTTAATAATTTATGATGACCTATCAAAACATGCTGTTGCTTATCGTACTGTATCATTACTTTTAAGAAGACCTCCAGGTCGTGAAGCCTACCCAGGAGATGTATTCTATCTACATTCAAGATTATTGGAAAGAGCAGCTCGTTTAAACGAAAATTATGGAGGTGGTTCAATTACCGCCTTACCAATCATTGAAACGCAAGCAGGTGATATTTCTGCATACATTCCAACTAATGTTATTTCAATTACTGATGGACAAATTTTCCTAGTTTCTGACTTCTTTAATTCAGGAATTCGCCCAGCGATTAGTAGTGGTATTTCTGTTTCTAGGGTTGGTTCAACTGCGCAAATAAAATGTATGAAGCAAGTCGCTTCATCATTAAAATTAGAATTAGCACAATATAATGAATTACAAGCTTTCGCTCAATTTGGTAGTGATGTAGATTCAGCAACGAAAGAAGTTTTAGAACATGGACAAAGAGTTATTGAAATTTTAAAACAAAAACAATATAGTCCAATTGATCAAATTCTTCAATCAATTATATTATTTACGGTTAAGTATAAATATGTAAAATATATTCCAATTCATGAAATTGGAAGCTACAAAGATGAACTATTAAATTCATTTGATGATTCTTCTTTAACTAATGAATTACGTAAAGTAAAAGAATACACGCCGGAACTACAAGTAGCTTTCCATAATGAAATCAAAAAAGTAACTTTGAAATTTATTTCAAAAATTAAAAACTATTCAGACTATAACTTGCCATCAATTGAAGACTTAAAAAAAGAAACTAAATTAGCGGCAACTATAACAAAAAAATAG
- the prfA gene encoding peptide chain release factor 1 — translation MNNALKNRLNTILQNYLHFQNDLQNESIISDFTKVKDINIKIKEIEEVALLFQKYLNIERNVAECKEILELGDEELSILAKEELKELPHKLEEIEEEIKISLLPKDLDDDKNVIVEIRGAAGGDEANIFASDLFDMYSKYAATQNWKIEVQEAYDSPAGGFSQISFLIKGKNVYKKLKYESGVHRVQRVPATENKGRVHTSTASVAVLPEATDVDVKINASDLRIDTYRASGAGGQHINVTDSAVRITHMPTGVVVSSQDGRSQHDNKEKAMRMLRSKIYETKKAEEAKKIHDIRTLAVGSGMRAEKIRTYNYPQNRLTDHRINLTLNKLDIVMEGNLDEIITSLMAFDQREMLEKSGI, via the coding sequence ATGAATAACGCTTTAAAAAATAGATTAAACACTATCCTTCAAAATTATTTACATTTCCAAAATGATTTACAAAATGAATCTATAATTTCGGATTTCACAAAAGTAAAAGATATTAATATTAAAATTAAAGAAATTGAAGAAGTCGCTCTTCTTTTTCAGAAATATTTAAATATTGAACGAAATGTTGCTGAATGCAAGGAAATTTTAGAACTTGGTGATGAAGAGTTATCAATACTAGCGAAAGAAGAATTAAAAGAATTACCTCATAAATTAGAAGAAATAGAGGAAGAGATTAAAATTTCACTATTACCTAAAGATCTTGATGACGATAAAAATGTAATTGTTGAAATTCGAGGCGCTGCAGGTGGAGACGAAGCAAACATTTTTGCTAGTGATTTATTCGATATGTATTCTAAGTATGCAGCTACTCAAAATTGAAAAATCGAAGTTCAAGAAGCTTATGATTCTCCTGCTGGTGGGTTTAGTCAAATATCTTTCTTAATTAAAGGTAAAAATGTTTACAAAAAATTAAAATATGAATCAGGTGTCCATCGTGTTCAAAGAGTTCCAGCAACAGAAAACAAGGGAAGAGTTCACACTTCTACAGCTTCTGTTGCCGTTTTGCCTGAGGCAACGGATGTTGATGTAAAAATAAATGCTTCAGATTTAAGAATTGATACATACCGCGCATCAGGAGCTGGTGGACAGCATATTAATGTTACAGATTCTGCGGTACGAATTACACATATGCCAACAGGAGTTGTAGTTTCAAGTCAAGATGGAAGAAGTCAACACGATAATAAAGAAAAAGCTATGCGTATGCTTAGAAGTAAAATTTATGAAACCAAAAAGGCAGAAGAGGCGAAGAAAATTCATGATATTCGGACATTAGCTGTTGGTTCAGGAATGCGAGCTGAAAAAATTAGAACATATAATTATCCCCAAAATCGTTTAACTGATCACCGTATTAACCTAACATTAAATAAATTAGATATAGTAATGGAAGGAAATCTTGACGAGATAATAACTTCACTAATGGCTTTTGACCAAAGAGAAATGCTTGAAAAATCTGGAATATAA
- the atpD gene encoding F0F1 ATP synthase subunit beta, translating into MYGSIIQVLGPVVDVKFEQGQLPSLNDALRIIDSSIDIVLEVAQHVGDDIVKCISMGPTEGLVRGMKVLNTQQPITVPVGKITLGRIFNVLGETIDEKNPIPADALRMPIHREAPSFEEQTTRAEILVTGIKIIDLMCPYAKGGKIGLFGGAGVGKTVLIQELIHNIATEHGGLSVFAGVGERTREGNDLYHEMIEGGVIDKTSLVFGQMNEPPGARMRVALTGLTIAEHFRDKFNQDVLLFVDNIFRFTQAGSEVSALLGRMPSAVGYQPTLAIEMGKLQERITSTRNGSITSIQAVYVPADDLTDPAPATTFTHLDARTVLDRGLSSLGIYPAVDPLSSTSRMLDPTIVGDDHYDVSNKVQEILQRFKELQDIIAILGIDELSEEDKKTVIRARRIRNFFSQPFHVGEKFTGNKGKYVQINDTIQGFKEILDGKHDELPEQAFLYCGTIQDAIEKATKLGK; encoded by the coding sequence ATTTATGGATCAATTATTCAAGTACTTGGTCCGGTTGTAGATGTTAAATTTGAACAAGGTCAATTGCCATCATTAAACGATGCTCTAAGAATTATTGATAGTTCTATTGACATAGTTTTAGAAGTAGCTCAACATGTCGGTGATGATATTGTTAAATGTATTTCTATGGGTCCAACCGAAGGTTTGGTTAGAGGAATGAAAGTCCTAAATACTCAACAACCAATTACTGTACCTGTTGGAAAAATTACTCTTGGAAGAATCTTTAACGTTTTAGGTGAAACTATTGATGAAAAAAATCCTATTCCAGCAGACGCATTAAGAATGCCAATTCATCGAGAAGCTCCTTCATTTGAAGAACAAACAACACGTGCTGAAATCTTGGTTACAGGAATTAAAATTATTGATTTAATGTGTCCATATGCAAAAGGTGGGAAAATTGGTTTATTCGGTGGAGCTGGTGTTGGAAAAACCGTTTTAATTCAAGAATTAATCCATAATATTGCGACAGAGCACGGAGGATTATCGGTTTTTGCTGGAGTAGGTGAAAGAACCCGTGAAGGGAATGATTTATATCACGAAATGATTGAAGGTGGAGTTATTGATAAAACATCATTAGTGTTTGGACAAATGAATGAACCTCCCGGTGCGAGAATGCGTGTTGCCTTAACAGGTTTAACTATTGCAGAACACTTTCGTGATAAATTTAATCAAGATGTTTTATTGTTTGTTGATAATATTTTCCGTTTTACACAAGCAGGTTCGGAAGTTTCAGCTCTTTTAGGTCGTATGCCTTCCGCTGTAGGTTATCAACCAACTTTAGCGATTGAAATGGGTAAACTACAAGAACGAATTACATCAACAAGAAATGGTTCTATTACATCAATTCAAGCTGTATATGTACCAGCTGATGATTTAACAGACCCAGCTCCTGCAACAACCTTTACACATCTAGATGCAAGAACGGTTCTAGATCGCGGGTTATCTTCACTTGGAATTTACCCTGCTGTTGATCCATTAAGTTCAACATCAAGAATGCTAGATCCAACAATTGTCGGAGATGATCATTACGATGTAAGTAACAAGGTGCAAGAAATTCTTCAGAGATTTAAAGAATTGCAGGATATTATTGCTATTCTTGGTATTGATGAATTATCAGAAGAAGACAAGAAAACAGTTATTCGAGCAAGACGAATTCGTAACTTCTTTTCACAACCATTCCATGTAGGGGAAAAATTTACAGGAAATAAAGGAAAGTACGTTCAAATTAACGATACAATTCAAGGATTCAAAGAAATACTTGATGGAAAACACGATGAACTTCCTGAGCAAGCATTTTTATATTGCGGAACAATTCAAGATGCAATCGAAAAAGCTACAAAACTAGGAAAATAA
- a CDS encoding HemK/PrmC family methyltransferase has product MKNLEYKNLLDLYNDLKPQIQNTTNLKKLICYFQKINLEEFWIKREEKINFNIDLFNNSFQKLKVNYPIEYITNQVFFCSDYFYVNEKTLIPRPETEELVHIVVKLIAQNFHKPQVLDLCTGCGNIGISIANRVECRDVFLSDKYDEVLQVANKNLQSLVRKKNVGVVQSDILEKFVGRYNFDVLVCNPPYIKNPNEISIETIKYEPYYALVPENNDHLHFYKEVLRNYKRVMNNDKFLIAFEIGYDQERDLIKLLTRRKFNYNFLRDDLGKCRFLLVWKNIILSTLISN; this is encoded by the coding sequence TTGAAAAATCTGGAATATAAAAATCTTTTAGATTTGTATAACGATCTAAAACCCCAAATTCAAAACACAACTAACTTAAAGAAGTTAATTTGCTATTTCCAAAAAATTAATTTAGAGGAATTTTGAATTAAAAGAGAAGAAAAAATTAATTTTAATATTGACCTATTTAATAATTCTTTCCAAAAACTAAAAGTCAATTACCCAATCGAATACATCACAAACCAAGTTTTTTTCTGCAGCGATTATTTTTATGTTAACGAAAAAACATTAATTCCTCGCCCAGAAACGGAAGAATTGGTTCACATAGTAGTTAAATTAATTGCACAAAACTTCCATAAACCTCAAGTTCTAGATTTGTGCACAGGTTGCGGGAACATCGGAATTTCAATCGCTAATAGAGTGGAATGTAGAGATGTTTTTTTGAGCGATAAATATGATGAAGTTTTACAAGTAGCTAATAAAAATCTTCAATCGTTAGTTAGAAAAAAAAATGTAGGTGTTGTTCAATCAGACATTTTAGAGAAATTTGTTGGAAGATATAATTTTGATGTGTTGGTTTGCAACCCACCATACATTAAAAATCCTAATGAAATTAGTATAGAAACGATTAAATATGAACCATATTACGCATTAGTTCCTGAGAATAACGATCATTTACATTTTTATAAAGAAGTTCTACGTAATTATAAAAGAGTAATGAATAATGATAAATTTTTAATAGCTTTTGAAATAGGTTATGATCAGGAAAGAGATTTAATAAAATTATTAACTAGGAGAAAATTTAATTATAATTTCTTAAGAGACGACTTAGGGAAATGTAGATTTTTACTAGTATGAAAAAATATAATATTATCGACATTGATATCAAATTAA
- a CDS encoding FoF1 ATP synthase subunit A translates to MTNFLQSISVLQPQLLTLIITTIIILTAAWKYKSNLAKLEPNQAPSGFTLLMENFTSSMEKTVIEVMGTRFRWFTPYAIYLVLYLGIGNVITLLGFDSIATNYTIIFSLGIVTFVGIYVCGIRFQKLGFITKFIKNPLDLLTQFAPLISITFRIFGNLTAGATILSLFYAMTQNAGIRINSNWAINTYNNFINNTDSKNPYDTDLTINILGGLLAPPLHFYFDIFDGLIQSYIFMILTLSYIGQEAEHHDSEKSEHKRRFNLIKRKSSEIIDESVDVVRKI, encoded by the coding sequence ATGACTAATTTTTTACAAAGTATTTCCGTTTTACAACCACAATTATTAACATTAATTATCACAACAATAATTATATTGACAGCGGCTTGAAAATATAAAAGTAATTTAGCTAAATTAGAACCAAATCAAGCACCATCTGGTTTTACTTTATTAATGGAAAATTTTACTTCATCAATGGAAAAAACTGTTATTGAAGTAATGGGAACTCGTTTTCGTTGATTTACCCCGTATGCTATTTATTTGGTGTTGTATTTAGGAATAGGTAATGTAATAACTTTACTGGGATTTGATAGTATTGCTACAAATTATACAATCATTTTCTCTTTAGGAATTGTAACTTTTGTAGGTATTTATGTTTGTGGAATACGTTTTCAAAAATTAGGTTTTATTACAAAATTTATAAAAAATCCATTAGATTTATTAACTCAATTTGCTCCTTTAATTTCGATAACATTTCGAATTTTTGGAAATTTAACAGCTGGCGCAACGATTCTTTCGTTATTTTATGCAATGACTCAAAACGCAGGAATTCGTATTAATAGTAATTGAGCGATTAATACCTATAATAATTTTATTAATAACACTGACTCAAAAAACCCATATGATACAGATCTAACAATCAATATTTTAGGGGGGCTATTAGCCCCACCATTACACTTTTATTTTGATATTTTTGATGGGTTGATCCAATCGTATATTTTTATGATTTTAACTTTATCATATATTGGTCAAGAAGCAGAACATCATGATTCAGAAAAATCAGAACATAAACGTAGATTTAATTTAATTAAACGTAAATCGTCTGAAATCATTGATGAATCGGTTGATGTGGTTAGAAAAATATAA
- the atpF gene encoding F0F1 ATP synthase subunit B, which translates to MFFLIDIPDISNNLFPNLTTLISHIIATGVILLAVVKWVWKPFKKSLNDRTEYIDSTIKNAENSKLEAQNLEDQRKILLEDARKEAKSIIEDARISSMKLKDKLILETHEHCERLKDETESDIQRNRLRLQQETKKEVVEVAKLIAEKVIAQNIDIKIDEKMVDSFINEVRGNY; encoded by the coding sequence ATGTTTTTTTTAATAGATATTCCAGATATTAGTAATAATCTATTTCCGAATTTAACTACATTAATATCACATATTATTGCGACAGGAGTGATTTTACTAGCAGTTGTTAAATGAGTTTGAAAACCATTTAAAAAATCATTAAATGATCGCACTGAATATATAGATTCAACAATTAAAAATGCAGAGAATTCTAAATTAGAAGCTCAAAACTTAGAGGATCAGCGCAAAATATTGCTTGAAGACGCAAGAAAAGAAGCTAAATCAATTATTGAAGATGCAAGAATTTCTTCAATGAAACTAAAAGATAAATTAATTTTAGAAACTCATGAACATTGTGAACGTTTGAAGGATGAAACAGAAAGCGACATCCAAAGAAATCGCTTACGACTTCAACAAGAAACAAAAAAAGAAGTTGTTGAAGTTGCTAAATTGATAGCTGAAAAAGTTATTGCACAAAATATTGACATAAAAATTGATGAAAAAATGGTTGATTCATTTATTAATGAAGTACGAGGGAATTATTAA
- a CDS encoding F0F1 ATP synthase subunit gamma — protein sequence MASNSLEIKRRISSIKSINKITRAMELVSTAKLQKLKRELDSKKIILVFHLILFKRFFHK from the coding sequence TTGGCATCAAACAGTTTAGAGATTAAACGTCGAATTTCTTCGATTAAATCAATTAATAAAATCACCAGAGCTATGGAACTAGTTTCGACTGCCAAATTACAAAAATTAAAACGTGAACTAGATTCAAAAAAAATTATTTTAGTTTTTCATTTGATACTATTCAAAAGATTTTTTCACAAGTAA
- the atpC gene encoding ATP synthase F1 subunit epsilon — MEFSLKIVSPMGIFFEGKVTSLNVKTSDGYSGILPNHAPIIAPIEPSVLKFSQGEKIFVAVIANGFLYLEPNSARILTDEIVYEKDVDELRASKLLELEQRKLNDIKNKEDEILIRSQIKYFTSQINVKKGKF, encoded by the coding sequence ATGGAATTTAGTTTAAAAATAGTTTCACCAATGGGAATATTTTTCGAAGGAAAAGTAACTTCATTAAATGTCAAAACAAGTGATGGGTATTCGGGAATTCTACCAAATCATGCTCCAATTATTGCTCCGATTGAACCATCAGTTTTAAAATTTTCTCAAGGAGAGAAGATTTTTGTTGCAGTTATTGCGAATGGTTTTTTATATTTAGAACCAAATAGTGCCCGTATTTTGACAGATGAAATTGTTTATGAAAAAGATGTAGATGAACTTCGCGCTTCAAAACTTTTGGAATTAGAGCAAAGAAAATTAAACGATATTAAAAATAAAGAAGATGAAATATTGATTCGTTCTCAAATTAAGTATTTTACTTCCCAAATTAATGTTAAAAAAGGTAAATTCTAA
- a CDS encoding L-threonylcarbamoyladenylate synthase produces MKKYNIIDIDIKLIKNKPFILQSDTIFGFSCSWDDKKSLQEICKIKNRDKNKKFIILISSIEEVIIYFDLNQHQITTLNSFWPGPYSFLLKKWNGDIDCVRVPDNRILQNFLRRTGPLVSTSCNLSGEEPINNINELMKNFEESIDFLIYNEIGFVFNNPSTILELKEDGTTKQIR; encoded by the coding sequence ATGAAAAAATATAATATTATCGACATTGATATCAAATTAATTAAAAATAAACCATTTATTCTTCAATCAGATACTATTTTTGGGTTTTCATGTTCGTGAGATGATAAAAAATCACTTCAAGAAATTTGCAAGATTAAAAATAGAGACAAAAATAAGAAATTTATTATTTTAATTTCTTCGATTGAAGAAGTAATTATTTATTTCGATTTAAATCAACATCAAATTACCACATTGAATTCTTTTTGACCAGGACCATATAGCTTTCTCTTAAAAAAATGGAATGGTGATATTGATTGTGTTCGAGTTCCGGATAATAGAATTTTGCAAAACTTTCTAAGAAGAACGGGCCCGTTAGTATCAACAAGTTGTAATTTATCTGGCGAAGAGCCAATAAATAATATTAATGAACTAATGAAAAATTTCGAGGAATCAATTGATTTTCTAATTTATAATGAAATAGGTTTTGTTTTTAATAATCCTTCAACTATTTTAGAATTGAAGGAAGACGGAACAACAAAGCAAATAAGGTAG
- the atpH gene encoding ATP synthase F1 subunit delta produces the protein MIKQVAKAYGFALFEIARENNKTKVFYKTIVSLLKIIDSNYLEFINSSFLSKEQKEKFLEKAFKNRIDEDFYYFLIILMKSNKFLCLTEILNHFLHEYYEANDVYVGHMYVAYEITEKRQKEIEKAVSERFRKQIHLIPHIDLSIIGGIRVVIKDVVLDYTISNKINSIHTELLRKD, from the coding sequence ATGATTAAACAAGTTGCAAAGGCATATGGATTTGCTTTGTTTGAAATTGCTCGCGAAAATAATAAGACTAAAGTTTTTTATAAAACTATTGTTAGTTTATTAAAAATTATTGACTCTAATTATTTAGAATTCATTAACTCTTCCTTTTTATCAAAAGAACAAAAAGAAAAATTTTTAGAAAAAGCGTTTAAAAATCGTATTGACGAGGATTTTTATTATTTTTTAATAATTTTAATGAAAAGTAATAAATTTTTGTGTTTAACTGAAATTTTGAATCATTTTTTACATGAATATTATGAAGCAAATGATGTTTATGTTGGTCACATGTATGTTGCATATGAAATAACAGAAAAACGTCAAAAAGAAATTGAAAAAGCAGTTTCAGAACGTTTTAGAAAACAAATTCATTTAATTCCTCATATTGATTTATCAATAATCGGAGGAATTAGAGTTGTTATTAAGGATGTAGTTTTAGATTACACGATTTCAAATAAAATAAATTCAATCCATACTGAATTATTAAGAAAGGATTAA
- the atpE gene encoding ATP synthase F0 subunit C gives MLDTLINLVNVGDIVANAPIVFNDNINIDNRGLVGMGAGMATTGCLGAGIGQGFSAGKASEAIGRNPEAAPKVRTIMIIGAAIAESGAIYSLLTALILMFVYGPSSNSK, from the coding sequence ATGTTAGATACATTAATCAATTTAGTAAATGTGGGGGACATTGTTGCAAATGCACCAATAGTGTTTAATGACAACATTAACATTGATAATAGAGGATTAGTTGGTATGGGTGCTGGTATGGCTACAACTGGTTGTTTAGGTGCTGGAATTGGACAAGGATTCTCAGCTGGTAAAGCATCAGAAGCTATTGGTAGAAATCCAGAAGCTGCACCAAAAGTTCGTACGATTATGATTATTGGTGCTGCTATTGCTGAATCTGGTGCTATTTACTCATTATTGACAGCGTTGATCTTAATGTTCGTTTATGGACCAAGTTCAAATTCAAAATAG